One stretch of Bacteroidia bacterium DNA includes these proteins:
- a CDS encoding DNA translocase FtsK, giving the protein MFGKKKDITNEKRGNKRLDDFVETAPNQKNLVGEDGNTPKFSEIIKDPKTRQLAGLVFMGFAVYAILSYFSYWINLISNNSDQALVIGKSWSWFKINQPIMAHNFMGFLGAALSYWLVYKWFGIFAILPLILLFNFGFKFFTGKFLFAQKKMSRITLFILLWGTLVLGIIPTGSLYLGGGIGYFGSEWLSGIIGGFGAVILLVLVGVIFMVTYLKLNILPSLKPDESSVNSNSASIENTPLTNEIADEENNDTQASFTEDVPWEEEQDNSVELNLQNETPIEEEPEAVIQPLELTNEVDDNPKDNNNADKDDIPFAIEETPILEVSEDNENTPIRKEHFGIDEPYDPWLYLPGYQFPTDDLLKEYEINKAEIDIAELESSKTLILDTLKNYNIGIKKINATIGPTVTLYEIIPETGVRISKIKNLEDDIALSLAALGIRIIAPIPGKGTIGIEVPNKKPEMVPMSSVIKSKKFKESKFELPVILGKTISNELYIADLAKMPHLLVAGATGQGKSVGLNCLIISLLYKKHPTELKFVMVDPKKVELSLYNKIEKHFLAKLPGDGDAIITDTSQVTDTLKSLCVEMDNRYNLLKDAGCRNIIEYNNKFKERRLNPEKGHVFLPYIVVVVDEVADLMMTAGREVETPIARLAQLARAVGIHVILATQRPSVNIITGTIKANFPARLAFRVTSKIDSRTILDSNGADQLIGKGDMLFYSGSDLIRLQCPFVDTPEADAVTDFIEQQKGFGHAFILPEAPGEEREGGAEFDSSDKDPMFDEAARIVVETQQGSTSMIQRKLKIGYNRAGRLIDQLEAAGIVGGSRGSKARDVLIHDIESLEHFLDNMNLDN; this is encoded by the coding sequence GTGTTTGGTAAAAAGAAAGATATCACAAACGAAAAAAGAGGAAACAAAAGATTAGATGATTTTGTAGAAACCGCACCCAACCAAAAGAATTTAGTGGGTGAAGACGGTAATACTCCCAAGTTTTCAGAAATTATTAAAGATCCCAAAACAAGACAGTTGGCAGGGTTAGTATTCATGGGCTTTGCTGTTTATGCTATTCTAAGTTATTTTTCTTATTGGATTAATTTAATTAGCAACAATTCTGACCAAGCTTTAGTGATTGGCAAAAGTTGGAGTTGGTTTAAAATCAATCAGCCTATCATGGCTCATAATTTTATGGGTTTTTTGGGTGCTGCTTTGTCTTATTGGTTGGTTTACAAATGGTTTGGAATCTTTGCAATACTTCCCCTCATTCTGCTATTCAACTTTGGATTCAAGTTTTTTACAGGGAAATTTCTTTTTGCCCAAAAAAAAATGTCTCGTATCACCCTATTTATATTACTCTGGGGCACACTGGTTCTTGGTATAATTCCCACCGGTTCTTTGTATTTAGGCGGTGGAATCGGGTATTTTGGCAGTGAGTGGCTAAGTGGAATTATTGGAGGATTTGGTGCAGTCATTTTATTAGTATTAGTTGGCGTTATCTTTATGGTAACCTACCTAAAATTAAACATACTCCCTTCTTTAAAACCCGATGAATCCAGTGTCAATTCTAACTCAGCTTCAATAGAAAACACACCTCTTACTAATGAAATTGCTGATGAAGAGAACAACGACACACAAGCTTCTTTTACTGAAGATGTCCCATGGGAAGAAGAACAGGACAACAGTGTTGAATTAAACCTTCAAAATGAAACTCCTATTGAAGAAGAGCCGGAAGCTGTTATTCAGCCATTAGAACTCACAAACGAAGTGGATGACAACCCGAAAGACAATAACAATGCAGATAAAGATGACATTCCTTTTGCGATAGAAGAAACCCCGATTTTAGAAGTTTCTGAGGACAATGAAAATACTCCCATACGTAAAGAGCATTTTGGCATTGACGAACCGTATGACCCATGGCTCTATTTGCCGGGATATCAGTTTCCTACCGATGATTTACTAAAAGAATATGAGATAAATAAAGCAGAAATTGATATTGCAGAATTAGAAAGTAGCAAAACCCTCATTTTAGATACACTCAAAAACTACAATATCGGCATCAAGAAAATAAACGCCACCATTGGTCCAACAGTAACTTTGTATGAAATTATACCTGAAACAGGAGTTCGCATTTCTAAGATTAAAAATTTAGAGGACGATATCGCTCTTAGCTTGGCAGCATTAGGAATCAGGATTATTGCACCAATACCCGGCAAAGGTACGATTGGTATAGAAGTACCAAATAAAAAACCTGAAATGGTGCCAATGAGTTCTGTTATTAAGAGCAAGAAATTTAAAGAAAGTAAATTTGAATTACCGGTTATTTTAGGTAAAACCATCTCTAACGAACTCTATATTGCAGACTTAGCCAAGATGCCTCACTTATTGGTTGCAGGAGCGACCGGACAAGGAAAATCAGTTGGGCTTAATTGTTTAATTATTTCTCTGTTATATAAAAAGCATCCTACTGAACTAAAGTTTGTAATGGTTGACCCAAAGAAAGTAGAACTTTCTCTCTACAATAAAATTGAAAAACACTTTTTGGCAAAACTACCCGGTGATGGCGATGCCATTATCACCGATACTTCACAAGTTACAGACACCCTGAAATCACTCTGTGTTGAGATGGATAATCGTTATAACTTATTGAAGGATGCGGGATGTAGGAACATAATTGAATACAATAACAAGTTTAAGGAACGAAGACTTAATCCTGAGAAAGGACATGTATTTTTACCTTATATCGTTGTAGTAGTTGATGAAGTCGCAGACTTAATGATGACTGCCGGCAGAGAAGTAGAAACGCCTATTGCCAGATTGGCACAATTAGCACGTGCTGTCGGTATTCATGTTATTTTGGCAACACAAAGACCTTCTGTCAATATTATTACAGGAACAATCAAAGCAAATTTCCCTGCACGTTTAGCTTTTAGAGTAACATCCAAGATTGACAGCAGAACCATTCTTGACAGCAATGGCGCAGACCAACTCATCGGTAAAGGAGATATGTTGTTCTATTCAGGAAGTGATTTAATCCGTTTGCAATGTCCTTTTGTTGACACTCCCGAGGCGGATGCCGTTACTGATTTTATTGAACAACAGAAAGGTTTCGGCCATGCATTTATTCTGCCCGAGGCTCCCGGTGAAGAAAGAGAAGGTGGTGCTGAATTTGACTCATCAGACAAAGACCCTATGTTTGACGAAGCTGCACGCATAGTAGTAGAAACACAACAAGGCTCCACTTCGATGATTCAACGTAAATTAAAAATTGGATACAATCGTGCAGGAAGACTGATAGACCAACTCGAAGCAGCAGGCATTGTGGGCGGAAGTCGTGGCTCAAAGGCACGCGATGTACTGATTCATGACATAGAGAGTTTGGAACATTTTTTGGATAATATGAATCTTGATAATTAA
- the fabD gene encoding ACP S-malonyltransferase, which yields MSKAYVFPGQGAQYSGMGKELYHANPVAKKWFDKANEILGFEITKTMFEGTDEELKQTKITQPAIFLDSVIQALTLSDFLPSMTAGHSLGEFSALVASGAMKFEDGLKLVSERALSMQAACEAKPSTMAAVLGLDDAVVEEICAGVRSGIVVPANYNCPGQLVISGEVDAVNEACEKLKAAGAKRALVLQVGGAFHSPLMLPAQERLAKAIDATEFQDPVCPVYQNVTAMPATDPAVIKDNLLKQLTAPVKWTQTVQQMAKDGAVEFIEVGPGKVLSGLVKKILG from the coding sequence ATGAGCAAAGCGTATGTTTTTCCCGGTCAAGGGGCACAGTATTCAGGAATGGGTAAGGAGTTATATCATGCTAATCCTGTTGCAAAAAAATGGTTTGATAAAGCCAATGAAATATTGGGATTTGAAATTACCAAGACTATGTTTGAAGGTACAGATGAAGAATTGAAGCAAACCAAAATAACACAGCCGGCAATTTTTTTAGACTCTGTTATTCAGGCACTTACTTTATCTGATTTTTTACCATCAATGACAGCAGGACATTCATTAGGAGAATTTTCTGCATTGGTAGCATCAGGTGCAATGAAGTTTGAAGACGGTTTGAAATTGGTGTCTGAACGAGCGTTGTCTATGCAGGCTGCTTGTGAGGCAAAACCCTCTACAATGGCTGCTGTATTAGGATTGGATGATGCTGTTGTGGAAGAAATATGTGCCGGTGTACGTTCAGGAATAGTAGTACCTGCTAATTACAATTGTCCCGGACAGTTGGTGATTTCAGGAGAAGTAGATGCTGTAAATGAAGCATGTGAGAAATTAAAAGCTGCCGGTGCAAAACGCGCTTTGGTGCTGCAAGTTGGGGGGGCTTTTCACTCTCCTTTAATGCTGCCTGCACAAGAAAGATTGGCAAAGGCAATTGATGCCACTGAGTTTCAGGATCCGGTTTGCCCTGTTTACCAAAATGTAACTGCAATGCCGGCAACCGATCCGGCTGTTATTAAAGACAACCTTTTAAAACAATTGACTGCTCCCGTGAAATGGACTCAAACTGTTCAACAAATGGCAAAAGATGGAGCCGTTGAGTTTATTGAAGTTGGTCCGGGCAAAGTGCTAAGCGGGTTGGTGAAGAAAATTTTAGGGTAA
- a CDS encoding glycosyltransferase, with the protein MIISVYKNMDALELILQSLANQQLEGSFEVIIAEDNDSPQMRERVVEWKSQFPFSLLHVSHADRGFRKCVILNQAVLASNAPYLIFVDGDCICHPKFIAAHLKYQQGKCVVYGRRAMLSKKFTEYLYKTRKMPPYSFVKLWLSGCSRLDAALYLPLVKPENKKGFWGHNWSIQKTDLMMVHGFDEQYTQPGIGEDTDIEWRLEQFGVKFLRVKNLAVQYHLWHNLNYQSTTDMESVLTSKKQDWEKEKRNEILMGSLRPA; encoded by the coding sequence GTGATTATAAGTGTTTATAAAAACATGGATGCTTTGGAGTTGATTTTGCAAAGCTTGGCAAATCAACAATTGGAAGGCAGTTTTGAAGTCATCATTGCCGAAGATAATGATAGTCCACAGATGCGTGAAAGGGTGGTGGAGTGGAAATCGCAATTCCCTTTTAGCTTATTACATGTTTCTCATGCAGATAGAGGATTTAGAAAGTGTGTAATTCTCAATCAAGCAGTTTTAGCGAGTAATGCTCCATATTTGATTTTTGTAGATGGTGATTGTATTTGCCATCCCAAATTTATTGCCGCTCATTTGAAGTATCAACAAGGCAAATGTGTTGTGTATGGACGTAGGGCGATGTTGTCAAAGAAGTTTACAGAGTATCTTTATAAAACAAGAAAAATGCCTCCATATTCTTTTGTTAAACTGTGGTTAAGCGGATGCTCACGATTAGATGCTGCTTTGTATTTGCCTTTGGTTAAACCGGAAAACAAAAAAGGTTTTTGGGGGCACAATTGGAGTATTCAGAAAACTGATTTGATGATGGTTCATGGTTTTGATGAACAATATACTCAGCCCGGAATAGGCGAGGATACTGATATTGAATGGCGCTTGGAACAATTTGGTGTTAAATTTCTAAGAGTGAAAAATTTAGCTGTACAATATCATCTTTGGCACAATCTGAATTATCAGAGTACAACAGATATGGAGTCGGTGTTGACGAGCAAAAAACAAGATTGGGAAAAAGAAAAGCGGAATGAAATATTAATGGGTAGTTTGCGCCCTGCATAA
- the ccsA gene encoding cytochrome c biogenesis protein CcsA, translating to MSKLNWWKYLTIGLMLYTLVGGILIKVPVNVGMLDQTIRNLFYHVPMWFSMFLLLLGSWVYSIKYLNTMKVEYHRWAYALGVAGTLAGFSGIFTGMLWASSTWGTPWTRDPKLNGAAVGLLIYIAYWLLNRSITDPVKLRKIAAIYNIFVYPVFIALIWIIPKLSDFSIHPGSGDTVGFNEYDLNHNMRFVFYPAIIAWSMLFVWIASLKVRIDKIESEQINKPIE from the coding sequence ATGTCAAAACTCAACTGGTGGAAGTATTTAACTATAGGGCTAATGTTATATACATTGGTAGGAGGGATTTTAATCAAAGTACCCGTCAATGTTGGGATGTTAGACCAGACAATTCGTAATTTGTTTTATCATGTGCCTATGTGGTTTTCAATGTTTTTATTGTTATTGGGTTCGTGGGTTTACAGTATTAAATATTTGAACACAATGAAGGTTGAGTATCACAGATGGGCGTATGCGCTTGGAGTAGCCGGTACTTTGGCAGGTTTTAGCGGAATATTTACCGGCATGTTATGGGCAAGTTCGACTTGGGGAACTCCTTGGACTCGTGACCCCAAACTGAATGGTGCAGCCGTTGGATTACTAATTTACATTGCATATTGGCTGTTGAATAGGTCAATCACAGACCCCGTTAAACTGAGAAAAATTGCAGCTATTTATAACATATTTGTCTATCCTGTTTTTATTGCTTTGATTTGGATTATTCCTAAATTATCAGATTTCTCTATTCACCCCGGAAGTGGTGATACCGTTGGGTTTAATGAATATGATTTAAACCATAATATGAGATTTGTGTTTTATCCTGCAATTATTGCCTGGTCAATGTTGTTTGTGTGGATAGCAAGTCTTAAAGTAAGAATAGATAAAATCGAATCAGAACAGATTAATAAACCAATAGAATAA
- a CDS encoding cytochrome c maturation protein CcmE, producing the protein MKLGHIITIIVLGVVLAVVLSFYGDRSYYVTFEQAEVYASKNSQKDYHVVVKIDKEKPQEYDPIKDPNYFSFYASDTLGVERKIVYNGAKPTDLDRTDKIVVIGKAEKDYFHAVDILKKCPSKYEAEGIK; encoded by the coding sequence ATGAAATTAGGACATATCATCACCATCATTGTGTTGGGTGTGGTTTTGGCTGTTGTACTAAGTTTTTATGGAGACCGAAGTTACTATGTAACATTTGAGCAAGCTGAAGTTTATGCTTCGAAAAATTCACAGAAGGATTATCATGTTGTGGTTAAAATTGACAAAGAAAAACCTCAAGAGTACGATCCCATCAAAGACCCTAATTATTTTTCATTCTATGCCTCAGATACATTAGGGGTAGAGCGAAAGATTGTATATAATGGTGCAAAACCAACTGACCTTGACAGAACAGATAAAATTGTAGTAATTGGCAAGGCGGAGAAAGATTATTTTCATGCTGTTGATATATTAAAAAAATGTCCTTCTAAGTACGAAGCAGAAGGAATAAAGTAA
- the ccsA gene encoding cytochrome c biogenesis protein CcsA: MYETIQFKGEHLLYGNLGNIAVVLSFVFSILAFIGFYFKEKNNDEFWGRIGKISLWIHAVSVLSIFVILYWLIHGHYYEYQYVWKHSSNSLPSYYMISCFWEGQEGSFLLWMFWHVLLSLIIFFRPTTLSFGAIAVIMLAQAVLASMLLGINFLGMKIGSSPFALLRDAQPDILDIPRLQMIGKENYLSLIEDGSGLNPLLQNYWMVIHPPTLFLGFAAMVVPFAYMISSFWKKDHTSWIKPMIPWALFSVMILGAGIIMGGFWAYESLSFGGYWAWDPVENASLMPWILMIAVIHLLLILKNTGEYKVLTIMLICFSFFLVLYATFLTRSGVLGEASVHSFTDLGLSGQLLLFIFMFIFLAVYASINSKRKALIFLGLCVLLLAVNVVSVKYKLLSNPVMNIVNLIALIGFIYWWAKELMEVYPSKKVEENIWSREFWMFIGSLVLLLSAFQIIFYTSAPVFNKLFNLNLAVNKPEFYNKFQLPFVIIITLLSGLGQFYNYRFTDKRTFWKSQLLPIGVSILIGLILFFAWRMYYFNYALMLFLGVYTIVANVFFLVQKLRGKIKIGGASIAHAGFGLMMVGVLASSINKEVLTYNNINRDFVDGSAGEKAQEFNRDNMLLKKGDTVRIANYLVYYDTISNEPPDKYFHVHWLRTNERGEIIEKFTLKPNAQNNPKMGGLISSPDTRHYISHDIYTHVNHESGLETVEEFKNFKRDTVLVGQSFTTSSGTISVKVANLENFKSEDDKQIRLVANLEVQSLGKVHTVPASLIINTETNQIEYEDAQSNEDGFLGRLLSIIPSEKMELVISTAERKPMFDYIIMKAVKFPWVNLLWSGTIILTIGFSLSIAQRIKEMRKWKP, encoded by the coding sequence ATGTACGAGACCATCCAATTTAAGGGAGAACATTTATTATATGGCAATTTAGGCAACATTGCGGTTGTATTGTCTTTTGTGTTCTCAATTCTGGCGTTTATAGGCTTTTATTTTAAGGAAAAGAACAACGATGAATTTTGGGGTAGAATAGGGAAGATTTCTCTCTGGATTCATGCAGTGTCTGTGCTTTCAATTTTTGTTATTTTATATTGGCTTATTCACGGACACTATTATGAATATCAATATGTTTGGAAACATTCTTCGAATAGCTTGCCGAGCTATTATATGATTTCCTGTTTTTGGGAAGGTCAAGAGGGCAGCTTTTTACTGTGGATGTTTTGGCATGTCTTACTCTCATTGATTATTTTCTTTAGACCGACCACACTCAGCTTTGGTGCAATAGCGGTCATTATGCTTGCGCAAGCTGTTTTGGCTTCTATGTTGTTAGGAATAAATTTTTTGGGTATGAAGATAGGCAGCAGCCCTTTTGCTTTGTTGCGCGATGCTCAACCTGATATTCTTGACATTCCACGCTTGCAAATGATTGGCAAGGAAAACTACCTCTCTTTGATTGAAGATGGTTCAGGATTGAATCCTTTATTGCAAAATTATTGGATGGTGATTCATCCTCCAACTTTGTTTTTGGGATTTGCTGCCATGGTGGTTCCGTTTGCTTATATGATTTCATCATTTTGGAAAAAAGACCATACTTCATGGATTAAACCAATGATTCCATGGGCATTGTTTTCTGTGATGATTCTTGGTGCAGGCATTATTATGGGAGGTTTCTGGGCTTATGAATCATTAAGTTTTGGAGGTTATTGGGCTTGGGACCCGGTTGAAAATGCATCATTAATGCCTTGGATTTTAATGATTGCAGTAATACATCTGTTGTTAATTCTAAAGAACACAGGAGAATACAAAGTGTTAACCATCATGCTGATTTGTTTCTCTTTCTTTTTGGTTTTGTATGCTACTTTCCTAACCCGCAGTGGAGTGTTAGGTGAAGCCAGTGTTCATTCTTTCACTGACTTAGGGCTTTCAGGACAACTTCTGTTGTTCATCTTTATGTTTATTTTCCTTGCTGTGTATGCTTCAATAAACAGTAAGCGCAAGGCACTCATTTTCCTTGGATTATGTGTTCTTCTGCTTGCAGTCAATGTGGTTTCTGTGAAATACAAATTACTCTCTAATCCGGTAATGAACATTGTAAATCTGATAGCATTAATTGGATTTATTTATTGGTGGGCAAAGGAGTTAATGGAAGTTTATCCATCCAAGAAAGTGGAAGAAAATATCTGGAGCAGAGAATTCTGGATGTTTATAGGTTCTTTGGTATTATTGCTCTCAGCATTTCAAATTATCTTTTATACTTCAGCACCTGTTTTCAATAAGCTTTTTAACCTGAATTTAGCTGTTAACAAGCCTGAATTCTATAATAAATTTCAATTGCCATTTGTTATTATCATTACCTTGTTGTCTGGGTTAGGACAGTTCTACAATTATAGATTCACTGATAAACGTACTTTCTGGAAAAGTCAATTATTGCCAATTGGGGTTTCAATTTTGATTGGACTCATTCTTTTCTTTGCATGGCGCATGTACTATTTTAATTATGCACTGATGTTGTTCCTTGGAGTCTATACAATTGTGGCAAATGTGTTTTTCCTTGTTCAAAAATTGAGAGGTAAAATCAAAATCGGTGGAGCTTCTATTGCCCATGCAGGGTTTGGATTGATGATGGTGGGGGTGCTCGCTTCTTCAATCAATAAAGAAGTGTTGACTTATAATAATATCAACAGGGATTTTGTTGATGGCAGTGCCGGTGAAAAAGCCCAAGAGTTCAACAGAGATAATATGTTGCTCAAAAAAGGCGATACGGTTAGAATTGCCAATTATTTGGTGTATTATGACACGATTTCTAATGAGCCTCCCGATAAATATTTTCATGTTCATTGGTTGAGAACAAATGAACGTGGTGAGATTATCGAGAAATTTACCCTCAAACCCAATGCCCAAAATAATCCTAAAATGGGTGGTTTGATTTCAAGTCCTGATACAAGACATTATATTAGCCATGATATTTATACTCATGTGAACCATGAAAGCGGTTTAGAAACGGTAGAAGAGTTCAAAAATTTTAAAAGGGATACGGTGCTTGTTGGACAATCATTCACCACAAGTTCCGGAACCATTAGTGTAAAGGTCGCTAATCTTGAGAATTTTAAAAGCGAAGATGACAAACAAATTCGTTTGGTTGCAAATTTAGAAGTGCAATCTTTGGGTAAGGTACACACTGTGCCTGCAAGTTTGATTATCAATACGGAAACTAATCAGATTGAATATGAAGATGCACAGTCCAATGAAGATGGCTTCCTGGGAAGATTGCTTTCGATAATCCCTTCTGAAAAGATGGAACTGGTTATTTCTACTGCTGAACGCAAACCGATGTTTGATTATATCATTATGAAAGCGGTTAAATTTCCTTGGGTAAATTTGTTGTGGAGTGGTACAATCATTTTAACAATCGGCTTTTCTTTGAGTATTGCTCAACGTATAAAAGAGATGAGAAAGTGGAAGCCCTAA
- a CDS encoding F420-dependent NADP oxidoreductase produces the protein MEALSSHITFLMIGSGNMAFSLGKALVRHGHKPSGVFSRNATTGTELAKILETTFYPDLHQVKEPDMVFLCVSDTQIASVSELLKDWKDCIICHCSGAMPLSVLVKSVSQCGVFYPLQTVQKNVPMNWNSVPILIEGKAKEIEIKLLTLANTLSGNVAVCDSKMRAQYHLAAVVVNNFTTHLIALAQDYCSNHQLDFKILLPLLNETMLRLQTGNAKDRQTGPAVRNDNVTIERHLQLLKEQPALEKLYRLFTDSIQQK, from the coding sequence GTGGAAGCCCTAAGCAGCCATATCACTTTTTTGATGATTGGTTCGGGAAATATGGCTTTTTCCTTAGGAAAAGCGCTTGTGCGGCATGGGCACAAACCGTCAGGTGTTTTTTCTCGCAATGCAACGACCGGCACAGAACTCGCTAAAATTTTAGAAACTACTTTTTATCCAGACTTACATCAAGTAAAAGAACCTGACATGGTTTTCTTATGTGTATCTGATACACAAATTGCAAGCGTATCAGAATTGCTAAAAGATTGGAAAGATTGTATAATCTGCCATTGCAGCGGAGCGATGCCTTTGTCTGTGTTGGTAAAATCTGTATCTCAATGTGGGGTGTTTTATCCTTTGCAGACTGTGCAAAAGAATGTTCCAATGAATTGGAACTCAGTACCAATCCTGATTGAAGGCAAAGCAAAGGAAATTGAAATTAAACTGCTCACACTTGCTAATACATTAAGTGGGAATGTTGCAGTTTGTGATTCTAAGATGCGCGCTCAGTATCATTTAGCTGCGGTGGTAGTCAATAATTTTACTACACATTTGATTGCTCTTGCTCAAGATTACTGTTCAAATCATCAATTAGATTTTAAGATTCTATTGCCTTTGCTCAACGAAACCATGTTGCGTTTACAAACCGGCAATGCAAAAGACCGTCAGACCGGACCGGCTGTGCGCAATGATAATGTTACGATAGAAAGACATTTGCAGTTGCTAAAAGAACAGCCCGCATTAGAAAAACTGTACCGCTTGTTTACAGATTCTATTCAACAGAAATAG
- a CDS encoding asparagine synthetase B, translating to MKRALGLICLILLQLNIHAAKLLIPMDDVQKEHLKAYGITYWVLAQGGEGEWLLNYRGGSFMFDYLKNIEKECLIRGVTYEIVPDATANAIYATIANPEINMERLKLLKAPKIAVYSPKEKKPWDDAVTLVLTYAEIPYDVIYDDEVMNDKLALYDWLHLHHEDFTGQYGKFWANYRNMPWYKEEVRVNEATAAKYGFQKVSQLKLAVAKKIRDYVLGGGFLFAMCSATDSYDIALAAEGVDICESMFDGDAIDPSAQSKLDFDNTFAFENFDLITNPYIYEFSSIDVQPNERRGITEANDFFTLFEFSAKYDVIPTILTQDHTTTIKGFYGQTTAFKKKYLKPNVIILGENASLGEARYIHGTMGKGTWTFFGGHDPEDYQHFVGEPPTELALHPNSPGYRLILNNILFPSAKKKEIKT from the coding sequence ATGAAACGCGCATTAGGTTTAATCTGTCTCATACTCTTGCAGCTGAACATACATGCTGCCAAGCTGTTAATCCCAATGGATGACGTACAAAAAGAACACCTGAAAGCTTATGGCATTACATATTGGGTGCTGGCGCAAGGTGGAGAAGGCGAATGGTTGCTCAACTACAGAGGAGGCAGTTTTATGTTTGATTATCTGAAAAACATTGAAAAAGAATGTCTGATTAGAGGTGTAACCTATGAGATTGTACCTGATGCTACGGCAAATGCCATTTATGCCACCATTGCAAATCCAGAAATCAACATGGAGAGGTTGAAACTGCTGAAAGCACCCAAAATCGCGGTTTATTCTCCAAAAGAAAAGAAACCTTGGGATGACGCAGTAACATTGGTACTTACTTATGCAGAAATTCCTTATGATGTGATTTATGACGATGAGGTAATGAATGACAAGCTCGCACTCTATGACTGGCTACACCTGCATCATGAAGATTTTACCGGACAATATGGTAAATTTTGGGCTAATTATCGCAACATGCCTTGGTACAAAGAGGAAGTACGGGTCAATGAAGCTACTGCAGCCAAGTATGGTTTCCAAAAAGTTTCTCAGCTCAAACTTGCTGTTGCCAAAAAGATTAGAGACTACGTTTTAGGCGGTGGCTTTTTGTTCGCCATGTGTTCTGCCACAGACAGCTATGACATTGCGCTCGCTGCTGAAGGAGTAGATATTTGCGAAAGCATGTTTGATGGCGATGCTATTGACCCTTCGGCACAAAGTAAATTAGATTTTGATAACACCTTTGCTTTTGAAAATTTTGATTTGATTACAAATCCATACATTTATGAATTTAGTTCAATAGATGTTCAACCCAATGAAAGGCGCGGAATTACTGAAGCTAATGATTTTTTTACCTTATTTGAGTTTTCTGCGAAATACGATGTTATTCCAACCATATTAACCCAAGACCACACTACAACAATCAAAGGATTTTATGGGCAAACTACTGCTTTTAAAAAGAAATACCTGAAACCAAATGTCATTATATTAGGAGAAAATGCTTCGCTTGGTGAAGCAAGATATATTCACGGCACAATGGGCAAAGGCACATGGACTTTTTTTGGAGGTCACGACCCGGAAGACTATCAACATTTTGTTGGAGAACCTCCTACTGAATTAGCATTACACCCAAATTCACCCGGCTATAGACTGATTTTGAATAACATTCTGTTTCCTTCTGCCAAGAAAAAAGAGATTAAAACATAA